The Montipora foliosa isolate CH-2021 chromosome 6, ASM3666993v2, whole genome shotgun sequence genome includes the window GATCAAATTTTATGCGGCTGGCAATGCAAGCGTAGACAACTTTATCGATGGTCCTTCCTTCGTTATTTAACGATTCTGAAACTACTGAATCCTCAAATAACGCTACATACGATGGGTCTTTACAGTTTAATCTGCATCAGGTTGTTTCTTCGTGTACGCGAGGTAATATATGACGCGAACTTGTATTGTTTACAAGCTTTGCCCTAGTGCTTTTAAGAGTTAACATActgttcttttatttctttcagaCAGCGTAAAAGTGAAAGTTGCAATTGGTTTTGCAGTTGCATGTGCTGTGCTTTTACTTGCGAtcttaattttattgttatacAAAGTTCTGTGGTTCAAGAAGAATGCCACCAAGAAAGCGTCGCCGAAAACCGTTCCGCAACCCCGCGCGCCCAGCATAACGGAACGAGACTTCAAAACGAAGCGACAGCAACGACGGCATCATCCCTTGATGCGATCCGATAGTTCGGCATCAGATATCAGGTTGGATTCGTGGATCAAAAATAACAACCTCAACTCGTCACATTCGGAAAGCAGCGAACCAAGTCTTAACTTAGGAATGCTTGAATTGGAAATCAATTATGACACGGAAACCGAGATGCTAGGCGTAAGAGTCGTGGCCGCGCGCGATCTCCCACCGAATCACAGCACCAATTACGTTGAAATATACCTACTGCCAGATCGCGTGGAAAAACACCAGACGAAAATTCACTTTTCTGAATGTAGTCCTGTCTACGATGAAGAATTTGAATTCGACGTCGGTTTTTCCGAGCTCCCAGAGCGGACACTGCAGTGCTGTTTGTTTAGCTTTGATGGTTTTTCACGTCATCAATCTATCGGCGAAGTGTTCTATTCGTTTGGCGAGGATGATCAATTTAGCGAATACACTGGTGTAACCCTGTGTAAGGCTATAAAGAGGGACCTGTTTTTATTAAAGGTGAGCCagtaaaaaaatattcaaaatttcCTTCCACAATcactatattttttattagttCGTGTTCTGTGGAAAATCAAtgatgtgtttttgttttgtttttttgcagaaatTACGAGACAAAAAATAGCTAG containing:
- the LOC138007902 gene encoding synaptotagmin-6-like isoform X1, which encodes MVLPSLFNDSETTESSNNATYDGSLQFNLHQVVSSCTRDSVKVKVAIGFAVACAVLLLAILILLLYKVLWFKKNATKKASPKTVPQPRAPSITERDFKTKRQQRRHHPLMRSDSSASDIRLDSWIKNNNLNSSHSESSEPSLNLGMLELEINYDTETEMLGVRVVAARDLPPNHSTNYVEIYLLPDRVEKHQTKIHFSECSPVYDEEFEFDVGFSELPERTLQCCLFSFDGFSRHQSIGEVFYSFGEDDQFSEYTGVTLCKAIKRDLFLLKEESPARVGEVLVSLCYLPTTNRLTFVVLKARISKNAFPEDLPNPFVKVSLMLAGRQMKKTKTSVAKNTLFPVYNEAFVFDVPIDRLSDVSLLVRVLDSKAEEGEQPQVRTIGKTVVGPDSQTSIGLHHWNCMMTTPRKPIAQWHPLLKS
- the LOC138007902 gene encoding synaptotagmin-6-like isoform X2, with translation MKTNGEEKKQIHKVFLDHRTDDDDTAYSESADSVKVKVAIGFAVACAVLLLAILILLLYKVLWFKKNATKKASPKTVPQPRAPSITERDFKTKRQQRRHHPLMRSDSSASDIRLDSWIKNNNLNSSHSESSEPSLNLGMLELEINYDTETEMLGVRVVAARDLPPNHSTNYVEIYLLPDRVEKHQTKIHFSECSPVYDEEFEFDVGFSELPERTLQCCLFSFDGFSRHQSIGEVFYSFGEDDQFSEYTGVTLCKAIKRDLFLLKEESPARVGEVLVSLCYLPTTNRLTFVVLKARISKNAFPEDLPNPFVKVSLMLAGRQMKKTKTSVAKNTLFPVYNEAFVFDVPIDRLSDVSLLVRVLDSKAEEGEQPQVRTIGKTVVGPDSQTSIGLHHWNCMMTTPRKPIAQWHPLLKS